From Phragmites australis chromosome 5, lpPhrAust1.1, whole genome shotgun sequence, a single genomic window includes:
- the LOC133917916 gene encoding putative cyclin-F2-1, protein MATSYVEAPAALYWYDDDADAEALLRDSDALPMSSVEFLALSRQDAVADLEAFLRYIRSVHVPATGLAPVAMADEATPTTPLAVLGAPRSYGDDDAAASATIKSPSKKQPEPFETYDDDIDASLRAMEKDPTERPTPLYLWTTQAGKMTMVKRAELVSWMHDFAGYYDLARGALHRAVSYVDRFLSAKKIWGSCELRLLGAVAVFTAAKYEDRRTTWALDADNVARHAGCTRREVVYAECELVAALGYRLSGPTAYTFIDHFTRHGQEEEGTQGSAVRSVAHHLADLALLDYRCVQFLPSVVAASAIVLARLAVDSAASGSQELKVTGYALEDLTGCMDTIYDMHEHQHVWPGCAQMMANCAHSYSLPPRSLIDVRAWTAETQLQS, encoded by the coding sequence ATGGCAACGTCGTACGTGGAGGCTCCAGCCGCGCTGTACTGGTACGAcgacgacgccgacgccgaggcgTTGCTCCGCGACAGCGACGCCCTGCCGATGTCGTCGGTGGAGTTTCTTGCTCTGTCTCGGCAAGACGCCGTCGCCGACTTGGAGGCCTTCCTCCGTTATATCCGGAGCGTTCACGTTCCAGCCACCGGCCTTGCTCCTGTCGCCATGGCAGATGAAGCGACCCCGACGACTCCCCTAGCGGTTCTTGGAGCGCCGCGCAGTTACGGCGATGACGATGCCGCCGCGAGCGCCACCATCAAGAGTCCGTCCAAGAAGCAGCCGGAGCCGTTCGAGACGTACGACGATGACATCGACGCCAGCCTCAGGGCCATGGAGAAGGACCCCACGGAACGTCCCACGCCGTTGTACCTCTGGACGACGCAGGCTGGGAAGATGACCATGGTCAAGCGCGCCGAGCTCGTCTCGTGGATGCACGACTTCGCCGGGTACTACGACCTCGCCCGGGGCGCGCTGCACCGAGCCGTCTCCTACGTCGACCGCTTCCTGTCGGCCAAAAAGATCTGGGGCTCTTGCGAGCTCCGCCTCCTCGGCGCCGTGGCCGTCTTCACCGCGGCCAAGTACGAGGACAGGAGAACCACGTGGGCGCTCGACGCCGACAATGTCGCTCGGCACGCCGGGTGCACCCGACGCGAGGTCGTCTACGCGGAGTGCGAGCTGGTCGCCGCGCTCGGGTACCGCCTCAGCGGCCCCACGGCCTACACGTTCATCGACCACTTCACAAGGCACGGCCAAGAGGAAGAGGGCACCCAGGGCTCGGCGGTGAGGTCCGTGGCGCACCACCTCGCCGACCTGGCGCTGCTGGACTACCGGTGCGTGCAGTTCCTGCCGTCCGTCGTGGCGGCGTCCGCAATCGTCCTGGCGAGGCTTGCCGTGGACTCCGCGGCGTCGGGGAGCCAGGAGCTCAAGGTGACGGGGTACGCGCTCGAAGACCTGACCGGCTGCATGGACACGATCTACGACATGCATGAGCACCAGCACGTGTGGCCAGGATGCGCCCAGATGATGGCCAACTGCGCGCACAGCTACTCCTTGCCCCCTCGCTCGCTGATCGACGTGCGCGCATGGACCGCAGAAACACAGCTGCAGAGCTAG